The following coding sequences lie in one Haematobia irritans isolate KBUSLIRL chromosome 3, ASM5000362v1, whole genome shotgun sequence genomic window:
- the LOC142230986 gene encoding uncharacterized protein LOC142230986 encodes MSTFEDLVAQCEEIASFEENLSGTDSSRYNLSAIEADEEEVRLLWAAWKQAHKNCISDTACYKKNREVIKTKRKLAHESYIKCVSTLGEWKEKIKANPISAKSSSSSIAVPPCDTEIFHGDYVSWPSFRDLFTAIYINNKKLSAVEKLYHLFQKTSGEAREINRHIPLTAEGFSIAWDNLKNQYENKRILINSQLRNLFNLTPCGQESANGLKRLQRDVTNCISVLELYKIDVQSWDPIFVYQCSTKMPKLTLSLWEQSLVNKTEMPRWEDLNKFLTERFQALESVSDITGSIGSQLSQNSRPKFNQYDNSKKFKVHHTKVNESKCSLCKRTHSLKSCPKFLNMEFRNRLNVVRKENRCINCLAQGHRAVDCRSSACSKCNLKHHSLMHKNKSPQNNVSNTNENRNLPQSSTTNNGVQDVEPSTSSNARAFHTSVSNRTMLATALINILKNGVAYKARALIDPCSDDTFISSRLQKTLKLPTNSVSADISGLGGEFLTKCSKIAFLKVGSRKNESFSLELEALVVPDITGNIPTHSIENSCIEKIPKMDLADPTFYESGPVDILLGGNIYPMILLNRVQKGILGSLIAQETVFGWILTGPTENSTQRRMIRVSHCTRVSLQDQLAKFWTIEEVPKKCKLSFEDKKCEEIFRSTTVRGPDGRYTVNLPFRSDLPFTLASDSSRYIALSQFLRNEASLIRRPEHKSEYDKVILEYLSLGHMEKVDRPLSSNGTYFYLPHHGIFKPDRTTTKLRIVFNASCASSNGKSLNDMLYVGPTLQKDIVSLVLNWRLYRYVFNADISKMYRQIWVNSNHASYQRILFRSSPNEEITDYELKTVTFGINCAPYLALRTLLKLAEDEENNFPLGSKILRENMYVDDALVGVHTVDEGLKARDELIGILNSAGFELRKWTSNSKNILDGIPREHLLREDFLEFDDKSSAKTLGIRWNASSDCFYFVMEKIEERNSYTKRQVLSIIAKIFDPLGWLSPIVVRAKILMQKLWLDDIGWDDPLKPLTLISWKNFVSDSKGIDDICIPRWVKYSPECSVQVHGFCDSSELAYAATLYLRIEIGNQIYTNLLVSKSRVAPLKKMSLPRLELCGALLLSELVDSVLPQMKIPKTNLFAWSDSTIVLCWLRKLPHTWTTFVANRVAIIQEKVGNNWRHVPTADNPSDLATRGRTPLELKDCSLWWHGPIWLKEKENEWPLNISILDTTVESKPIKAHVARSTIEEDILERFSCLSRAIHVISYMFRFFRRTHLSHKTKYKFESVRLSAKELRFTRLRLMSLSQRIYFSSEYDFLMRKQNLPSGSSLLSLTPFLDKDQLIRANGRLGSTTALSYHERHPVILAYQSYFAKLYVALVHKLTNHGGVQLTLATTRLECWIIKGKNLVKAHYRRCKECVIAQQKRQGQVMAALPQERTTFSRPFSTSGVDFAGPFEIKTFNGRGCRISKGYICLFVCLVTKAIHLEPVSDLSTPAFLAALARFVSRRGCPRHIYSDNGKNFVGADRELRRNFARIVSELKDEAVSRYGHKQLQWHFIPASSPHMGGLWEAGVKSCKNHLKKMSRQIRHTFEEFATILATIESCLNSRPLTPISNNIDDFGALSPAHFLIGGSLLSPAEPEEIDNKTSLLNRWRRLKLIQQEFCQRWKAEYLKELHKRTKWKDSQEDLQINDLVVLRNESLAPNDWRLGRVIKLYQGRDDRVRVVDLRTQAGVISRPIHKLILLPRSQ; translated from the coding sequence ATGTCGACCTTTGAAGACCTTGTGGCTCAGTGTGAGGAGATTGcatctttcgaagaaaatcttTCTGGAACCGACTCCTCAAGATATAATTTATCTGCAATTGAAGCAGATGAAGAGGAAGTTCGTCTGTTGTGGGCAGCATGGAAACAGGCAcacaaaaattgcatttcagACACTGCGTGTTATAAGAAAAATAGAGAAGTTATAAAAACGAAAAGGAAATTAGCTCATGAAAGCTATATAAAATGTGTTAGTACTTTGGGAGAATGGAAGGAAAAAATTAAAGCTAATCCGATTTCTGCTAAGTCTTCGTCTTCCTCAATAGCTGTCCCTCCGTGCGATACGGAAATTTTTCACGGGGACTACGTGTCATGGCCTAGTTTTCGTGATTTGTTCACGGCCatatacataaataataaaaaacttagCGCTGTCGAAAAACTATACCATCTTTTTCAAAAGACAAGTGGAGAAGCAAGGGAAATCAATCGTCATATCCCGCTAACAGCTGAGGGCTTTTCAATTGCGTGGGATAATCTAAAGAatcaatatgaaaataaaaggaTTCTAATTAACTCTCAATTGAGAAATCTTTTTAATTTGACTCCCTGTGGACAAGAATCTGCAAATGGCCTTAAGAGACTTCAACGTGATGTCACAAATTGTATTTCGGTTTTggaattatataaaattgatgTGCAATCTTGGGATCCAATATTTGTTTATCAATGTTCCACTAAAATGCCTAAACTAACGCTTTCTCTGTGGGAACAATCATTAGTAAATAAAACAGAAATGCCTCGATGGGAggatttgaataaatttctgaCTGAAAGGTTTCAAGCGTTGGAAAGCGTTTCGGATATAACTGGCTCTATTGGTTCACAACTTTCTCAGAATTCTCGTCCGAAATTCAACCAATATGATaactcgaaaaaatttaaagtccaTCATACAAAAGTGAATGAGAGTAAATGCAGTTTGTGTAAAAGGACTCATTCATTAAAATCTTGCCCAAAGTTTCTCAATATGGAATTTCGAAATAGATTAAATGTTGTCCGAAAAGAAAATAGATGCATTAATTGTTTGGCTCAGGGTCATAGAGCAGTAGACTGTAGGTCGTCTGCTTGTTCAAAGTGTAATTTGAAACACCATagtttaatgcataaaaataaatcGCCTCAAAACAATGTTTCGAATACGAATGAAAACAGAAATCTTCCTCAATCTTCAACAACAAATAACGGCGTACAAGACGTCGAACCCTCGACTTCCTCAAATGCTCGTGCTTTTCATACTTCTGTCTCAAATAGAACAATGTTAGCCACTgctttgataaatattttgaaaaatggtgTTGCGTATAAAGCTAGGGCTTTAATTGATCCATGTTCGGACGATACATTTATTTCCTCACGTCTTCAAAAgactttgaaattacctacaaatTCTGTCTCTGCTGATATATCTGGCTTAGGTGGAGAATTTTTAACCAAATGTTCCAAAATTGCTTTCTTGAAAGTTGGATCAAGAAAAAATGAATCTTTCTCATTGGAATTAGAAGCGTTAGTTGTGCCTGATATAACAGGCAATATTCCCACACATTCTATTGAGAATAGTTGTATAGAGAAAATCCCAAAGATGGATTTGGCAGATCCTACATTTTATGAAAGTGGCCCCGTAGATATCTTACTCGGAGGAAATATTTATCCAATGATCTTGCTCAATAGAGTACAAAAAGGCATTCTTGGTTCTCTGATAGCCCAAGAAACAGTTTTTGGCTGGATATTGACCGGCCCAACTGAGAATTCAACACAAAGAAGAATGATTCGTGTTTCTCACTGTACTAGAGTATCATTACAAGATCAACTtgccaaattttggacaatagaAGAAGTTCCCAAAAAATGTAAACTTTCATTTGAGGATAAAAAATGTGAAGAAATTTTTCGATCGACTACTGTTAGAGGTCCTGATGGGAGATATACTGTAAACTTGCCCTTTCGGTCGGATTTACCATTTACACTTGCTTCTGACTCAAGTCGATATATTGCGTTGtcccaatttttaagaaatgagGCTTCTTTGATTCGTAGGCCTGAACATAAATCGGAATATGACAAGGTCATTTTAGAATATTTGTCTCTGGGACATATGGAAAAAGTTGATCGCCCATTATCGAGCAAtggaacttatttttatttgcctCATCACGGGATATTCAAACCTGATAGAACTACAACAAAGTTGAGAATTGTTTTTAATGCCTCATGTGCGTCATCTAATGGAAAAAGTTTAAACGACATGTTATATGTTGGCCCTACACTGCAAAAAGATATTGTCTCACTAGTTTTGAATTGGCGTCTATACCGATATGTTTTTAATGCTGACATTAGCAAAATGTATAGACAAATTTGGGTCAATTCAAATCATGCCTCATATCAGCGTATTTTATTTAGATCTTCCCCAAACGAGGAAATTACCGATTACGAATTGAAAACGGTAACCTTTGGCATAAATTGCGCTCCTTATTTGGCTCTTAGGACGCTTTTGAAATTGGCGGAAgatgaagaaaataattttccacTTGGCTCAAAAATATTGCGTGAGAACATGTACGTTGATGACGCATTGGTCGGAGTTCATACCGTTGATGAAGGTCTTAAAGCGAGAGATGAATTAATTGGAATTTTGAATTCAGCCGGTTTTGAATTACGTAAATGGACATCCAACTCTAAAAATATATTAGATGGAATTCCTCGTGAGCATCTATTGAGAGAGGACTTTTTAGAGTTTGATGATAAGAGTTCTGCGAAAACACTTGGGATTAGGTGGAACGCTTCCTCAGATTGTTTCTATTTTGTGATGGAAAAAATAGAAGAAAGAAATTCTTACACAAAAAGACAAGTTTTGTCgattattgccaaaatttttgaccCTTTGGGATGGCTTTCTCCAATTGTTGTAAGggcaaaaattttaatgcaaaaacTTTGGCTCGATGATATAGGCTGGGACGATCCCTTAAAGCCACTTACTCTTAttagttggaaaaattttgtctctgaTTCAAAAGGAATTGATGATATTTGTATACCCCGTTGGGTAAAATATTCTCCTGAGTGCAGTGTACAAGTGCATGGATTTTGTGACTCGTCGGAGTTAGCATATGCTGCAACTTTATATTTGAGAATAGAAATTGGTAATCAAATTTACACAAACTTGCTGGTTTCCAAATCCAGGGTTGCTCCCCTGAAAAAGATGTCTTTGCCTCGACTAGAGCTATGTGGAGCTCTACTGTTGTCTGAATTGGTTGATTCTGTTCTGCCTCaaatgaaaattccaaaaaCTAATTTATTTGCATGGTCTGACTCAACAATTGTTCTGTGTTGGTTAAGAAAACTTCCTCATACATGGACAACGTTCGTAGCAAACAGGGTTGCTATTATTCAAGAAAAAGTTGGTAATAACTGGCGTCATGTGCCAACGGCTGATAATCCGTCGGATCTAGCAACCCGGGGGCGAACTCCTTTAGAATTAAAGGATTGTAGTTTATGGTGGCATGGACCAATTTGGCTCAAAGAGAAAGAAAATGAATGGCCTTTAAATATTTCGATCCTAGACACAACAGTTGAATCTAAACCTATAAAAGCTCACGTTGCTAGATCGACTATAGAAGAAGATATATTGGAAAGATTTTCTTGCCTCTCGAGGGCTATCCATGTAATATCATATATGTTTCGCTTCTTCCGACGTACTCACCTTTCTCATAAaacgaaatacaagtttgaaagCGTTCGACTCTCTGCAAAGGAACTTAGATTCACTCGTCTTCGTTTGATGTCATTGTCGCAGAGAATTTATTTCTCTTCAGAATACGATTTTCTCATGAggaaacaaaatttgccatCTGGCAGTTCTCTTCTTTCTCTTACTCCTTTTCTGGATAAGGACCAGCTCATTCGAGCAAATGGACGCTTGGGTTCCACAACCGCCTTATCTTACCACGAGAGACATCCGGTCATATTGGCTTATCAAAGCTACTTCGCAAAGCTTTATGTTGCATTGGTACATAAGCTAACGAACCATGGTGGTGTTCAATTGACACTTGCTACTACGAGGCTCGAATGCTGGATTATAAAGGGGAAGAATCTCGTGAAAGCACATTATCGTCGTTGTAAAGAATGTGTTATTGCTCAACAGAAACGGCAAGGTCAAGTTATGGCAGCTCTTCCTCAAGAAAGAACAACCTTCAGTCGACCTTTCTCTACTTCTGGTGTAGATTTTGCTGGCCCGTTTGAAATTAAAACTTTCAATGGACGTGGTTGTCGTATTTCAAAGGGGtacatttgtttatttgtatgcttAGTGACTAAGGCTATACATTTGGAGCCAGTCAGCGACCTTTCCACTCCAGCTTTCTTGGCGGCTTTGGCTCGTTTTGTGTCTCGAAGGGGTTGTCCTCGTCACATTTACTCGGATAACGGGAAAAACTTTGTTGGAGCGGATAGAGAACTCAGAAGAAACTTTGCTAGAATTGTCTCTGAATTGAAAGATGAAGCTGTCTCTCGATATGGTCATAAACAACTACAGTGGCATTTTATTCCTGCCTCATCGCCACACATGGGTGGGCTTTGGGAGGCGGGagttaaaagttgtaaaaatcatttaaaaaagaTGTCTAGACAAATTAGACATACTTTTGAAGAATTCGCTACCATTTTGGCTACCATTGAATCTTGCCTCAATTCCAGGCCATTAACACCCATATCAAATAATATTGACGATTTTGGTGCACTTTCTCCTGCACACTTCCTCATAGGGGGATCACTTCTTTCTCCAGCGGAGCCGGAAGAAATAGACAATA